The genomic DNA ATAAAATATCTACTACAGTTCCTAAAAAAGATGCTGCTAAATCCTCTTTTTTAAATTCTTGATTTTTCATATTCATCTGATTTACAAAGTTTATTACAGCAGTTTTTATTCCAGAAAAACTAAAGTCATACTCGCCAACTTTAGGTTCAGTTATATGTAAAAAGTTTCTATCTCCCTCATAGTACATCTTGTCAATTACTGGTCCACCTGGATAACCTATTCCCAATACTCTTGCAACTTTATCACAACTTTCTCCCACAGCATCATCTAATGTTCCACCCATATTTGTAAAGTTATGATTTTCGTCCATATATAAAATATTAGTATGCCCTCCTGATACTACAAGAGCAATACATGGCAACTTAATATCATGATCTAAAAAGTTAGCATACATATGACCTTTTATATGATGAACTGGTATTATTGGAATATTATGAGCATATGAAAGTCCTTTAGCAAAAGATACTCCCACAAGAAGTGCTCCTATCAGCCCAGGTGCATAAGTAACAGCTATATAATCAACATCTTTCATAGTTATATTAGCTTCCTCTAATGCTTCATCTAATATAGTAGCTATATTTTTAACATGTTGACGTGATGCTATTTCAGGAACTACTCCTCCATACTCTTTGTGAATTGCTATTTGTGACGAGATCTTATTAGATAAAATTTCATGTCCATCTTTTAAAACAGC from Fusobacterium hominis includes the following:
- the tsaD gene encoding tRNA (adenosine(37)-N6)-threonylcarbamoyltransferase complex transferase subunit TsaD; the protein is MIILGIESSCDETSIAVLKDGHEILSNKISSQIAIHKEYGGVVPEIASRQHVKNIATILDEALEEANITMKDVDYIAVTYAPGLIGALLVGVSFAKGLSYAHNIPIIPVHHIKGHMYANFLDHDIKLPCIALVVSGGHTNILYMDENHNFTNMGGTLDDAVGESCDKVARVLGIGYPGGPVIDKMYYEGDRNFLHITEPKVGEYDFSFSGIKTAVINFVNQMNMKNQEFKKEDLAASFLGTVVDILCKKTIKAAKDKKVKTIILAGGVAANSLLRSQLTEKAEKLGIKVCYPSMILCTDNAAMIAEAAYYKLINCKDKSCFADLDLNGIASLNVMDDRY